From Alienimonas californiensis, a single genomic window includes:
- a CDS encoding PLDc N-terminal domain-containing protein translates to MSFFLSLVGLLVVLLAVVVVVLLAGLQGWLLADVLRHEPNDGWGKLLWAYAVLLTPPWGGAVYFFLRRPERLREYGQ, encoded by the coding sequence ATGTCGTTCTTCCTCAGTCTGGTGGGGCTGCTGGTCGTGCTGCTGGCCGTCGTGGTCGTCGTGCTGCTGGCCGGATTGCAGGGCTGGCTGCTGGCGGACGTGTTGCGGCACGAACCCAACGACGGCTGGGGCAAGTTGCTGTGGGCCTACGCCGTGCTGCTGACCCCGCCGTGGGGCGGGGCGGTGTATTTCTTCCTCCGCCGCCCCGAACGCCTGCGGGAGTACGGACAATGA
- a CDS encoding serine/threonine-protein kinase produces the protein MPRPSDAAANAAVQNVPVTNAAETQFDPSATRPPGAAPMSSQPHSGGRFAHPPESRPLEGYTLKRAIHRGGFGEVYYGLSDGGKEVAMKLLHQHTEIELRGANACLNLNHPNLITIYDIKRDGSGDWWVLMEYAGGPRLADVLEDRGKLPVEEIEHWLRGLTAGLTFLHERGLVHRDLKPANIFAEGGTVKIGDVGLSKFISESRGSEHTKSVGTVYYMAPEIARGKYGRGVDLYALAVMLFEMYTGTVPFDGETPAEILMKHLSAPPDLSPLPPALKPVFARALHKDPEKRTRSVGELEREFRAAVRGHGAHRSADRPHDLDDAAFDAPPPRPAAVRVPVTDGDEIPYADAVWADLHARQRAEEQAERRRDRERSDVERQEAEVRLAKRSSVISWIVIAAIILIASAPRLTRGIAASAWELAILAALGYGVFRLVKWLAGGEAAAARRDDERHDRENARLRAQQDRAAYRPDPAQPSQEYRRRVGAVPVRVAAPPPRPRPQPRPVPLDPEDVRSLSGWRRATEFAGSAAVAGALSAAVAGLVFLTDAVQTVPEAALFGLVTALASWGVLLCSKLSEGRFDANSPRKWLRRYPLFGVGAAVGLAAWGVSEALLIDVPIERNSLVYAAVAERGPLTAIAFVGFFTTLLGLRRWWRHADGYRPKRLRLRTVLLTGVLGLGACLIFGVPVQWGLPWAIGLSVVTQLAAVWTPGRKRPHKIPAAG, from the coding sequence ATGCCCCGCCCGTCCGACGCCGCTGCGAACGCCGCCGTTCAGAACGTTCCCGTCACGAACGCCGCCGAGACCCAGTTCGACCCCTCCGCCACCCGTCCCCCCGGCGCCGCCCCCATGAGCTCCCAGCCCCACAGCGGCGGGCGCTTCGCCCATCCGCCGGAGAGCCGTCCGCTGGAGGGCTACACCCTCAAACGGGCGATCCACCGCGGCGGGTTCGGCGAGGTGTATTACGGGCTGAGCGACGGCGGCAAGGAGGTGGCGATGAAGCTGCTTCATCAACACACCGAGATCGAACTGCGGGGGGCGAACGCCTGTTTAAATCTCAATCACCCCAACCTGATCACGATCTACGACATTAAGCGGGACGGGTCGGGCGACTGGTGGGTGCTGATGGAATACGCCGGCGGGCCGCGGCTCGCCGACGTGCTGGAGGACCGCGGCAAGCTGCCGGTGGAGGAAATTGAACACTGGCTTCGCGGCCTGACCGCCGGCCTGACCTTCCTGCACGAACGCGGCCTGGTGCACCGCGATTTGAAGCCGGCGAACATCTTCGCCGAGGGCGGCACGGTCAAAATCGGCGACGTCGGCCTGTCGAAGTTCATCTCCGAGAGCCGCGGCAGCGAGCACACCAAAAGCGTCGGCACCGTCTATTACATGGCGCCGGAGATCGCCCGGGGGAAATACGGCCGGGGCGTCGATCTGTACGCCCTCGCCGTGATGCTGTTCGAGATGTACACCGGCACGGTGCCCTTCGACGGGGAGACGCCCGCCGAGATTCTCATGAAGCACCTGTCCGCCCCGCCGGACCTCTCCCCGCTGCCGCCGGCGCTCAAGCCGGTGTTCGCCCGGGCGCTGCATAAAGACCCCGAAAAACGTACCCGCAGCGTGGGCGAGTTGGAACGCGAGTTCCGCGCCGCCGTCCGCGGCCACGGCGCCCATCGGTCGGCGGACCGACCGCACGATCTGGACGACGCCGCGTTCGACGCGCCGCCGCCCCGCCCCGCCGCGGTCCGCGTGCCGGTCACCGACGGGGACGAAATCCCTTATGCAGACGCCGTTTGGGCCGACCTGCACGCCCGGCAGCGGGCCGAGGAGCAGGCCGAACGCCGCCGCGATCGGGAGAGGAGCGACGTCGAACGGCAGGAGGCGGAGGTCCGGCTCGCCAAGCGGAGCTCCGTGATCTCCTGGATCGTCATCGCGGCGATCATCCTGATCGCGTCCGCCCCGCGGCTGACCCGGGGGATCGCGGCGTCGGCGTGGGAGCTGGCGATCCTCGCGGCGCTGGGCTACGGGGTGTTCCGGCTGGTGAAATGGCTGGCCGGCGGGGAGGCCGCCGCCGCCCGCCGCGACGACGAACGGCACGACCGGGAGAACGCCCGCCTGCGGGCGCAGCAGGACCGGGCCGCCTACCGGCCGGACCCCGCCCAGCCGTCGCAGGAATACCGCCGCCGCGTCGGCGCCGTCCCGGTCCGCGTCGCCGCCCCCCCGCCGCGGCCCCGCCCGCAGCCGCGGCCGGTGCCGTTGGACCCGGAGGACGTGCGCAGCCTGTCCGGCTGGCGGCGGGCGACGGAGTTCGCCGGCTCCGCCGCGGTCGCCGGCGCCCTCAGCGCCGCGGTCGCCGGGCTGGTGTTCCTCACCGACGCCGTGCAGACGGTGCCGGAGGCGGCGCTGTTCGGCCTCGTCACGGCGCTGGCCAGTTGGGGCGTGCTGCTGTGCAGCAAGCTGTCCGAGGGCCGGTTCGATGCGAACTCCCCCCGCAAATGGCTCCGCCGCTACCCGCTGTTCGGTGTGGGGGCGGCCGTCGGGCTGGCGGCGTGGGGCGTGAGCGAGGCGCTGCTGATCGACGTGCCGATCGAACGCAATTCGCTGGTCTACGCGGCGGTCGCCGAACGCGGGCCGCTGACGGCGATCGCCTTCGTGGGCTTCTTCACGACGCTGCTGGGCCTGCGGCGCTGGTGGCGGCACGCGGACGGCTACCGCCCCAAGCGGCTGCGGCTCCGCACCGTGCTGCTGACCGGTGTGCTGGGCCTGGGCGCCTGCCTGATCTTCGGCGTGCCGGTCCAGTGGGGCCTGCCCTGGGCGATCGGCCTGAGCGTCGTCACCCAGCTCGCCGCCGTCTGGACCCCCGGCCGCAAACGGCCCCACAAAATCCCCGCCGCGGGGTGA
- a CDS encoding type II toxin-antitoxin system RelE/ParE family toxin codes for MAYTIRHMPEFLEELDAQWTVLLARRGAAHANAWHDAALNKADELIDMPEAHALCLDPRVQGFGLREAYFGAGETETHRLIFRVRGAAVEILTVRGFAQPDLTPGDL; via the coding sequence ATGGCTTATACGATCCGGCACATGCCGGAGTTCTTGGAGGAACTTGACGCCCAGTGGACCGTCTTGTTGGCCCGCCGCGGGGCCGCCCATGCGAACGCGTGGCACGACGCGGCGTTGAACAAGGCGGACGAGTTGATCGACATGCCGGAAGCCCACGCCCTCTGCCTTGACCCACGGGTGCAGGGATTCGGTTTGAGAGAGGCCTATTTCGGCGCCGGCGAAACGGAGACCCACCGCCTGATCTTCCGCGTTCGCGGCGCCGCGGTAGAGATTCTTACTGTCCGCGGCTTCGCCCAGCCGGACCTCACCCCCGGCGACCTCTAA
- a CDS encoding SixA phosphatase family protein, producing MKLLLLMRHAHAEDRAATDFDRPLSDRGLAEADAVGDALAEANLLPDVVLASPALRTATTAQRVAARLPGAPPVQTVPTLYCAGIAEHRAALQTCGNADAVLLIAHNPGVADHLAELGGVPIPCPPATCVAFEIPVDDWANLGPHVEATEVRRVGG from the coding sequence GTGAAACTCCTCCTCCTCATGCGGCACGCTCACGCCGAGGACCGCGCGGCGACCGACTTCGACCGCCCGCTGTCGGACCGCGGGCTGGCGGAGGCGGACGCCGTCGGCGACGCCCTCGCCGAAGCGAACCTCCTGCCGGACGTCGTGCTCGCCTCCCCGGCGCTGCGGACGGCGACCACCGCCCAGCGGGTCGCCGCCCGCCTGCCCGGCGCCCCGCCGGTACAGACCGTGCCGACGCTCTATTGCGCCGGCATCGCGGAGCACCGGGCGGCCCTGCAGACCTGCGGGAACGCCGACGCCGTGCTGCTGATCGCCCACAACCCCGGCGTCGCCGATCATCTGGCCGAACTGGGCGGCGTCCCGATCCCCTGTCCGCCGGCGACCTGCGTGGCGTTCGAGATTCCCGTGGACGACTGGGCGAACCTCGGCCCGCACGTCGAGGCGACCGAGGTGCGACGCGTGGGGGGATAG